The Onychomys torridus chromosome 2, mOncTor1.1, whole genome shotgun sequence sequence ACCAGTTTCCTACATATCCTGCCCTCCCTCGGATCCCCCATCTGCTACTTTGAGCGTCAGAGGAAAGGTCTGATATAACCTTTACACTTCAGTTAGAGAGTGACTTCCCCTCTCGGGAGGCATTTGGGTATATATGATGGGGTGGGGACTGGGTATGGGGAGTTAAAGAGAGCAAACACATTGATTCAGTCATTcagaaagtatttttctaaagaatcGGTGTGTATACACTGTGTACTCGGTGCTAGGAAACGGGTGTCTTGAAGCTGACTCCTATCTGCTCTGCCTGCTCACACCTCTGGTTTTCTAGTAAATTCTGTGGCTGATATGGCACTCAGGACTGCTAtcacaccccacacatacccaAAAGGCCCCTCAGTTGGCCTTGCCTGGTGAGGAGAAATCGACAAGCCAGCTCACAGAAAGACCAAACCCAGCCAAAACCTGGAGACAGGATAGGATCCCGGAAAGTCCACTGCCATGGGTAGAGATGAGGCTTATACCAGCGAGAGACAGAAGATGGGAAAGGCCCTGCTTATACAGTGCCCGTTAGGGGTTAGTTATGCCCCCCCAAAACAGGAAAAATTTAATACTCTGAGCCTCCAAATGTGACCATATTAGGCAAAGCGCTCAGTATAGGTATAACTAATGGCAGAGGGTGGTGTCCTGTCTTCTAGGACTGGCTTCTGGCTGAGGATGTAGCCCAGagggtagattgcttgcctaacatgcaggaAGCCTTGGGTTCTATTCTCAGCACAAAATAGCCCAAGCATGGTGACAAAAGTCTGTGACTTAGGACTGGGgtggtggaggcaagaggacacAGAGTTCAGGAGTTGAAGGTTATCCTTAGCTGCACCATGagctcagaggccagcctgggctacaagaaaccCCTTACatgcacacgaacacacacacaccgcagTGTGACTGGTGGCTTTTTTAGAGGAAGAAGACCCAGAGGGAGGATGGCAGTGTCAGAGACTGGCACAATACAGCCAGAAGCCAAAGATAGTTGGCAGCTGGAAGAAGCCTGTTTCTCCTGCAGGTTTCCAAGGGAGCCTGGCCCTTCTGGCACCTTTGTCTCAGGCCCCTAGTCTCCAGAATGGAGACAAGAGGTTTCTGTGGTTGGTTTTCAGCCCCATCCTTTATGAAGCTCTATTGGTTCAGCCTGGGGAAACCGAGGCAGTACTGGCCTCCCATTCTCTCCCAGGGGACTCCTCCAAGGTGCAGCTCTCTGTGGACTCAGGAGATGCCCAGTATGTTTACCCAGTGTACTAGGGAGATTTTGCAAGGCTGTAGCCAGCTGGTCACatgttattttacatttgttcttccttctttattcttgagaTGTGCCCCCTCCCCAGGACACTTCATCTCCTGATACTCAGGCCTTACCGTAATTCCTCCTTCCTTAGACCCCAAGCAGGGCCTAGAGACGGCAATGGAATACAGCACAAGGTGACAGATGCCACTGCTAAGATGGGGTTGCAAAGGAGCTGTGTCTTCCATGAATCTTCCTTCTCCCAgcctttctctgtgttgcttgACTTAAAGAGAACCCATTACTTCTTTACAGAGAGGCCCAGGGAGGAGGGAGCTGATGTCTCCAGGCCACTGCCAGAGGGCAGCAAGGACTTGAGGCCTCAAAGGCCACAAGCCAGAGTTTGAGAAGAGATATTGCCCCTGCAGGCTTGCGGTGACAGCAGCCTGAGTCACTATCTCCATTCTTTGCAGCTGTGGGAATACTGAGCCACCAACATGCAGCCATGCAGAGCAGACTTGGCTCCTTAATGCAGGGGCTTGTGTAACAGTGGCGAACTGGCACACTGTCCACTTCCTCTCCCCTAACACTTGCTTCAGGGAAGTAGTGATGCAATAGAGCTGTACCAAGTCAGGAACCTGTCTCCACTGCCAACTTCCAGTTACCTCAatattctaaaaaagaaagaaagaaagaaagaaatattgccttccttccttccttccttccttcctccctccctccctccctccctccctcccttccttccttctattctttgtgtgtgtgtgtgcatgtgcatggtgGTCAGAAGTTGACTTGATTATTgtccatgttatttattttaaattattactgtATCTGAACATGATGGTGCATacccttttttcccctcctcctcctccttctcctcctccttcttcttcttcttctttttttttttttttttttggtatttttgagacatggtctcactatatatctctggctgccccagaactcactatgtagaccaggctggccttgaactcacagagatacacctgcctctgcctcctgaatgctgagtttaaagatatgtgccacaaTGTCCctctgatggtggtggtgcatacctttaattccagcactcaggaggcagagacaggcagatctctgtgggttcaagtcCACCCtaatctacatagtaagttccaggctaaccagggctacatagtgagaccctgtctctaaaaaacaaacccaaaacggaatcaaataatttttgtgtatgtgatgtgtgtatggaTGCCATGGTGCttgagtgaaggtcagaggacacctttgtgaatataggtctctccttccacctttatgtggactccagggatcaaactcaggtggccaGGCTGGTGTGGCACATTTACCTACCAAGCACCTCACTGGCCTCTGCTTTATTTTCAGAGATAAAGTCTCTCAATgagtctggcttttatgtgggtgctggggatccaagctcaagtcctcatgctttcaaggtAGGCATTTCACtgactgagatatctctccagacCTGGTCttgttattttggagacagggtctcatatagcctgggctggccttgaacttgatgtgtagctgatgatggccttgaactgatcctTCCATCTCTGCTTCAGATTGCTAgtatcacaggtgtgtgccacaaggCCTAGCAAAAGTGTCGATTCCTTGTTAGAGGTAATCACCCCTAAAGCACAGGGGAgtcagaggaggccagaggagaacacTAAGTGTCCGGTTTAAACTCTTCGCCATATTTCCATAAGagagtagttctcaacctttcatgggggttgcatatcagatatcctacaattggatatttatatttgattcataacagtagcaaaattacagttatgatgtagcaatgaatttttttttttttttgagacaggatttctctatgtagccatgactgtcttggaactcactatgtaaccaagctggccttgaactcagagatctgcctacttctgcctccagagtgctgggattaaaggcatgttccaccacgcCCCActgcaatgaaataattttatggctgggggccaccacaacatgaggaactgtattaaagtgtcacagcattaagaaggttgagaaccactgccataaagcaagttctctcactgaacctgaagttgggatttgtttttgtttttgttgttatttgtttgtttgtttgcttgcttgctttttggctaggctggcagccagcaagttccagggagcTTCATGACTCCATCTCTCAGCACTGGGCTTAACAGGTGCATGCAGTCATGGCCAGCTCTGTGAATAGTACTGAGGATTCAgcctcaggtcttcatgcttaaaCAACcaagcatctctctagccccagcccCCCACATGCCTTTGCTTTTTATCACTGCTATAAGGATGGCTGGCTTTTGGACACCCTAAAGTGGAGCATGGCCAGAGACATGGAAAGAAACATCATATTGAGTTGCTTTCCATTTGGGCTCAAATCAAAGGCCTCATAAGGACTGGACTGAGTGGGTGATGGGATCCTCCACTTGTCAGACACAAAGCACACACAGTGCAGAATATGGCAACAGAGAGGTATGGAGAGGACTCAGAGCATCCTTCATCCCTGCCCCTTAACCAAACGCTGAGAACACAGACATTCAGGGAATGGCCCTCACACCTCTCCTGTTCCACTCTGGAAATTTGACTTTAACCAGAGAAGATGGGCAAGCCTTGAAACTGCCCTCCTGGAGCACAACCAGTCAGAACTCCAGCTCTCCTAGGGCCACCTACAGACTTCAGATGTGACACAGGACAGAAAAGCGGCAGCAGACCTCAGAGGCCACCTGCCTCTGAGCCATTCTCAAGTCTTTGCCTGATTCAAAGGCCATCTCCAGGAGATAGGTCATGTGACACACACAGCAAGGAGCCTGAGCCCCCCAGTAAGGATGCTGGCTGAGTCCTCTTTGCTAATAATAATTCACAGCCTCACAATTAAGCAGTGAGCGCATCCCAGGGACTCATCTGGAGGCGATGGTTTGCACCCAGAGCTCCTACGTAGACTTGCATTGATTTCAGATTTCAAGTAGAGACTGGCCAACCCAAATTAGTTGCCTACAATCCCCAGCTTTCtcaaaggtctctctctctttttcttctatcttagAGAATATCACCACAGACACCTCTTGTGACCTCCAGCCATTGTGGCCACACGGCAACTTCACCAGGCAGCCACGGGGTTGGCAAAGCTGAGGATGGAACTAGGTTTCCTGAAAACAGCCGTCCATACATGAGTGCTAGGAGTGAATCtgagcatgtgggtgctgaactCAGATCTGCTGCAGCCCACAGATGGCCAGAAAGGAGAGAGCAGCAGAGGACACACATCCTTGTCAGACACACAAAGCACACACCGTGTTGAATGTGGTAACACTGAAGTACAGAGAGCACGCCTTAAAGACAGACTGCCTGTTCATGCTCCTGAGGGTGCAGAGGAATCAAGGCCTTCATGGCTCACTTCCTTGGCCTCGGAGGTCGTGAAGGACATTATGGAGGGAGAACTGTGTAGCCCCTTCAATTCCTTCACTTCTTCTGTCTATTTCTCTGGGAAGGTGGGACCATTGTACACTTCACACTCAGAGTCAGAGCTTCGGAAAACAGCGATGCCAAGAAAGAAAAGCGGTGCACTCCTTCAAACCTGTCGCCTTGCACCTTGGACGCAAGTCTTGGGAGATAGGGAGAATGAGCTTCAGAGGAAACATGCTCTTCTAACATCCCTTGGCGTTTACACTTCTAGCTGAATTCTTAGGGCCTGTATCATGTTGGCTTCCTGGCTGACTTCatactctaaaataaaataactctttcaCCTGACTGCTAACACGGACATCTAGGGTGGAGGTGGACTGTCTGGGGCCAGAGGTCCACCCACGAGGCTGATGAATCAGGTGTGAAGCTAGCTCCAGCATGTGCACTCCCTAGCCAGTCTAGCTGGCCTCCCAGCTGCCTGTCATTTCCTCCCCTCCCGCCCTTATTTGGAGCCCCTGACAGCTGAGCTGCAAGCAGGGGGAGCTGGGTGCAGGCCAGCGTCACCCTCTGCTTCCCTGCATGGGTCCTGTTGCCAGGGAGAAAGAATCCTGAGGCGCGAGCCCCGGGAAGATAACCAAGGACTCTTTTCTGCTCTTCTCACACCTTTGAAGTGGGGGCCTCTTGAGGCAAATCAGCAAGAATGTGGCTCTTGCAGCTGAGGgtccagggtggggtggggggtactGGAGATGCTCAAGGCGAAGGGGCTGTGACAAGCTTTGCTGAACTGATAACTTTAAAAGGGCATCTTCTGCTGGCTCCTCACTCCATCGCTTTATCGCTGCAAGTGACAGAATGGGGAGGGCTCCAGCCCTCCTGCCTTCTCAGAGAGCTGGGGGCTATAAAAACAGGAGGCACTGGGCAGCTGGGAGACAGTGACGAGcaaaagctgagagagagaacccggagaggagggagcagaggcagcAAGCATCGGATCGTGCCCTGAGCCACGCCAGCATgggctccttctccatcaccatgggcttcttcttctttctgGCCCTTTGGCTTCCAGGCTATATTGGAGCGAACCCTGTGTACGGTGCAGTGTCTGACACAGATCTGATGGATTTCAAGGTAGGGCCAGGAAGTGGGGGCATAGACTGGGTCTCTTTGGTACTGAGTCTGTTCCTCTGAGACACCCCCCTTTTCCctgcatttatttttcctttgtaaagaaCCTGCTAGACCACCTGGAGGAGAAGATGCCATTACAAGATGAGGTTGTGCCCCCACAGGCCCTGAGTGAGCAGAACGATGATGCTGGAGCTTCACTTAGCTCTCTCTCTGAGGTACCTCCCTGGACTGGGGAGGTCAACTCACCTCAGAGAGATGGGAGTGCCCTGGGGCGCAGCCCCTGGGACCCCTCGGATAGAGCTGCCCTCTTGAAGAACAAACTGAGGGCTCTGCTCGCTGCCCCTCGGAGCCTACGGCGGTCTAGCTGTTTTGGGGGTAGGATCGACAGGATTGGAGCCCAGAGCGGGCTAGGATGCAACAGCTTCCGGGTAAGAGGGGCTGTGGAGGGAAATGGGACGGAGGTTGGGTACGGGGAGCAAACTATGGTCTTGTTAAGGTTCAAACTATGCCAAGGAATACTAAAGGGAGCATCTTTGGTGACAGAGAAACCAGAGCAGTGTTTATTCCTCTGCTCATCACTGTCTCCCAGCTGCCCACTGAGTATTCTGTCCCACTGTGGTGGATGTTCCAGAAGTTTCAAGACAAtgccagcagcagctgcagcctctGAGCCACCAGCTGGGAAACTAAGTCACCTTTGCATTGCTGATTGGCAGCTAGTGTTCGTCCCAGAGCCTGGCAGatttaaatgaaatgaacaaagaTTGCCCGCCTTAATGCTGATGAGTGACTTGTTTGCTAGTTTATGACAGGACCTTTGGGCTGGACTATGGCTGATGGGAAATAGCTAGTCACTGGTCAAGCTGAATGGCTTAGCATGGTAAAGCCAGATCACCAAAccaatatattttttctctttgtagtacCGAAGATAACAGCCAGGGAGGAAAGCACCAGATTCCCGCTGGGGCAGGTTGCAGAATCCCCTAAGCCCCCGCAGTGTGTCACGCAGCTTGGTCTCATTGTCACTGAGGTGTGGCGAACACCCTGGAGCTGCTGCTGTCTTCATCTGTCATGACTAGATGTAGACGAGTGTTCCAGTGGgctttccctcccccctctgcATATTAAGGTAGATCCTCACCCCTGTCGGAAAGCAGTTGGAAAACATTTTTCTGAATAAACTTCAGCACCAAGGACAGAAGCCGAGGTCCGGGTGATTCTTTCACTTCTGTCCCAGCTCCCTGGTGTCCCCCCACCTTgtcctttcctgtcatttctCCCTCCCTGACTCTTTCTGGTGAGTGTGTGGGGGCCTCAACACACAGTGCTCAACACACTGCTGCTCACTCCAGCCTAAATCACAGACCGCGGAAAAGTCTGCCCAGACcgaaagtttatttatttttaattcatgaaaaagaaaacacaaacacaccttTTCCTGATGACAGGTAATGGCACTTGTGCTCAGCAGACAATTTCTTGCACCCCTCCCACGTTTTTTGTTACAGCCTGGGTGGTTTTAAGGAGCGTTTAGCAAACCAGGGACTGTCCAGACCTCCTGTTATCTGAGTACCAGCTGCTGTGGTGTGAATTACACTTTCAGTTTGGACAAGAATGAGTGAGGGTGGGTCACACAGCTAGGGCAGGGAAGGAAGGCTTCCAGGCTGACGAGTGGCAAGTTCAAATGCTTTGTCAAACACCATACCGGTGCACTTCTGCCTATCTATCTGTGTCCATCAATCAGGGCTGGAAGTCAAACTCAGGGAGCCAAATGCATCTGAAAAATAGCCATGGCCTCCCTAACCCAAGACTGTGGTGCTTGAATTGTACACTGCATGGAGGCGAGAGCCACCAGGAAGcagcagtttgtttgtttgtttgtttgtttttggtctctctgtatagccttggctggcctcaaactcagggagacctgcctgcctctgccttgctctAGGCGCCATGCTATGGAGAGATCAGGACACCAAGTTCCTTTTAAACAAAGAGGGACTCTTATTTTCTTGCCCGTTTCCCTGGGCATGCGTCCCTGCCTCAGATTCTCACACCGACACCCTCTTCACCCATATACTCACCTTGCTCTACTCACTTCTGCTGGCCTCTAACCCAGGATGCCACCATCTGGTGCTCTCTACATCCTACACATTCAAGGCTAATTGTGGACACTGCTTCTTCCCCGAGGTCACAGGCCCAGGAAAACAAGCGACATCACAGTGAACCTTCTAACTCCAATAGGACAGTGTGTGCGGCTGTGTGCTTGTGTCCTGGGCACGTTGTACAGAAATGGGGTGAAGAAACCAAGTAGTggggtgcacacatgtggaggggAGGCAAGGCCAGATGCGGACAGTGGGgggctgctggtggaggaagAATTTCAACCACTCCCAATCAAAATGCCATCTGGGcccggcatggtggcacacacctttaatcaaagCACCCAGTAAGTGGGTAgacagctctgtgagttcaagggcagcctggcctaccaattgagttctaggacagccagggctgttaccagagtaatgctgtctcaaaaaccaaccaaccccccccccccttatttgGATCTCAAATCAGTAggtgtaaaaagaaataaagaaaaaagtcaacaaacaagaaacagtCCGTGGAGAACAATTTACGAGGACAGTGTGAGACAGGAAAGCTTCAGGCCTGCACTTGGGAGTCCCAGTTGCTAAGGAACCTCCAGCTGTCATAACAAAGGGTTGCCACTGAGTGGAAGGGACAGAAAGGGACACACAAGGTATGAAGTGCCCCTAGGACTTggagagagctgaggcaggaggggccTGATGGGCAGCTGATTTCCTGTCAAATAAGGGGCAGGTGAGCAAGGAGCTGACAGATGCAGGAAAGTGTTtgtgcgcgcgcgcatacacacacacacacacacacacacacacacacacgcacacgcacacgcacacacgcacacacagagagcaCTGAGGGTTTCTAGTCTGCTGGCTGCTGTCAGGCTCCTGGCTGCCGGGTGAGTCCTGAAACAGGCACTCAGAACCCCACAGACTGTCCACTCTCGCCCTGGTGCAGATCAAAGGACTAGTGTTCATGGGTGAGTCAGATAGCATCAGGGATGGGGGCCATGGAAGGGCCACAGGACTAAGTCCACGCTTTCAGAGACAGACAGGAACTGGGACAGGCAGTGACAGAGAGGTCATGCCTgtcatgatggcacatgcctgtaaccccagcacttagaaagcagaAGAGGACAGCTCACGCCATCCTTCGttacagtgagtctgaggctagttTGGGTTACAGAAGACCCCGTCTCACAAACAGACTGCTTCTAGCACCTTAGCTTTTCCCTACTTCAAAGTGGGAATGAAATGAAAACCTGGAAAGCCCCATGGAGACAAGGTCTATGGAGAAGGTGCAGACATTTTATTCTGACTTCTTAAAGTTACCACAGAACTTCCACCTTCCAAAGggtcaaataaaaatagacttttacaaattaaaaaagatacAATTTATCCACACAATGGAATCAGCTGATgttaccatataaacaaacagtgCAAACAGAAAGGCGGAAGCTGGGACTGGAGTCACTGAGGTCCACAGGAACTGAGGGCAACATTGCATGTCAACACGCTGGGCCAGGAGGGCTGTGCTGGCTTTTCCGGAAGCTTTCTTGTCACCAAGGTCTACATCAAACTGTCACACGGCTGGCTGAGTCAAGCTAGTGTCCATTCCAGCTGGAACTGCCTAACAAGGTCACATGCAGACAGCTCATAAAATACCAAACTCCCACAGCAGGACCAGGCAGCCACACAAATGCCTAGGTGCAGAAACAAGCCAGGAAAACTGCCTGGAGCCAACCTCAGGTGTCCCTCCATGGAGCTGTGTCTGACAAGGTCCTGTGAcactgggcgggggggggggggggggggggggtggctcgGGCACTGAACTGTGGCAGGTGAGATACTGAGCTGCTGGTTCCAAGGGATATGCTGTGGGGGAAGGGGTCCAAGGCTTAGAGTTAGAGTTCACAAGCAAAAAGCTGTTTGTCTTTGGACTTTTCTGAATAGGCAGGTTTAGGAGGAGGGGCCAGGAACCGAGTGTCCTAGACAGGCATGGGCTCAAGCTGCAAGGTAGAAGTATCTATACCCTGTCTATTCTAGGTTAAACAGATGGTGACTCAACACGCACAGGACAGACAAACTGCAACCGGTCACCAGGGCTGGCTTGGAGGCAGGAAGCTGTGGGCTCAGGTCCTTGAAGTCTGCTATTCTGCAAACCCACCAGGCTGGGAAGACGATTCTGTGGTGTGTCATGCTTTTCTCTTGGTGTGGGCAACTGGTTTCCTTCTTGAAGGAAATACCGTAGGGCAGGCACTCAAGTCAGCCATAAAATGAAGCAGGCAGCCAGACAAACACAACCCTGCTTAGCAGGGCTATTTCCAACTACTTGTTGGGAGTTTCAATCCTTACCCCCACTTCACAAGTCAGAACCTGAAAAACAGATTGTTCTGATAATAAGCAAATCAGGAAGAGGGCCAGGGTCGCAGTCAGCTGCAAAGATTCAAGGTAACCCCAACTGAGGTCAGGGAGcaatttcccaagtgctgatcAGAAGACTCTGCCAGGCCCAGAGGCCCCGGCGTGAGAGGCCAGGCCCTGGCATGCACACCTTCCAGCAACTTCTTAGTGTGCCAGGTGATGatggtggacacctttaattccagcacttacaaggcagaggcaggtgaatctctgagttcaaggccagcctggtctacagagtgagttccaggacagtcaaggctacacagagagaccctgtctcaaaaaacaaagaaaaaaacagcatggAATACAAATGAATGTCACCTGGTATCCAAAGAACACCTACCATTGGGCCTAGGTTGCAGGAAAATGAGTGTTGATGTCTCTACCTGGGTGTTCACTGAGATGCCAACTCAGAGAGGACCAGCAGCCAGGGGAGAATGAAGCCATGAAAAACCAGTGAGGCACAAGGGACAAGAGTACCCCACTCCCTACCCCTGAGACCAGCAGCTGCACAAATTCCTCTTCAAGTCCTCAGTAAGAGGGCTGAGTGGGAAGCGGCGTGGGAGCAGGGTGTGAGCAGTGACCATGAGAGGAGGCGAACCTTTGACTGGCCCTGGCTCAGGACAGCCTGTTTGCCAGCTTGTAGAGCGATTCCAAATGCCAACCGCTACGAGGGCTTGGAGTAGCGGTTCTGTCAGGGGGCTCCTCAATTTTGGTTAACTTGGGAATGAGTCCAAGACAAAGCTGTGGCTGGACCACCAGGACGAGAGATGAAGGCTTAGAAAGTCCAATAGTTGTGGGGAGAATGAACTGAGAATGGGTGGAGCCCATGAGTTACCGGGAGACCAGGTGGAACTGGTGAATGGGCTACTGAATGCTTCCAGCGAGGGGAGGACTGGGGTTTTAGTGCTCTGTGGGCCTGCTTCAGGCCACAGGGCGAGAGCAGAGCACGTGCTCACTCCTAGGAAACAGGTGAGAAGAAATATCAATAAAGAAGAGAGAGCTCTAGTGTatctgaggtcctgggtttgatcctgggCCTCCCAGACATGGGCAACAGTTCTCAGGGTCCAATTCCTGAACTCAGTAATGAACGTGACACACAAATAACATCCCCAATGTTTGTCTCCGTCCACACCCTTCCCAGAAGGATCTGGGCTACAGCTGGGCTCTCTGAGAAACAACAACAGAGAAGTACCAAGTGTCTACCCAGGACCCAGCCTGACTTTACCCTGATGTCTCAGGGGAGCCTGGGGAACAAGAAACGGAAAAT is a genomic window containing:
- the Nppa gene encoding natriuretic peptides A, coding for MGSFSITMGFFFFLALWLPGYIGANPVYGAVSDTDLMDFKNLLDHLEEKMPLQDEVVPPQALSEQNDDAGASLSSLSEVPPWTGEVNSPQRDGSALGRSPWDPSDRAALLKNKLRALLAAPRSLRRSSCFGGRIDRIGAQSGLGCNSFRYRR